Proteins from a genomic interval of Thermodesulfobacteriota bacterium:
- the murI gene encoding glutamate racemase: protein MDKAIGVFDSGIGGLTVLKEIINTLPEENTIYLGDTARVPYGIKSSDTVIRYSLENAEFLSSKDIKLLVVACNTASAVGLPALRDKYNLPIIGVIEPGARKAIKVTKRKRVGVIGTERTIKSSAYVNSLKGIDPKIAVVSQACPLFVPLVEEGWTDNDIAFLTAERYLQRLKEADVDTLILGCTHYPLLKDVIGKVLGDEVLLVDSAEETAAEVVGVLQSGDLLKTSNKSAVHEFYVTDAPEKFVEAGMRFLQGTEFKNVKQISVA, encoded by the coding sequence ATGGACAAAGCTATAGGGGTTTTTGATTCAGGTATAGGTGGATTGACGGTTTTAAAGGAAATAATAAATACACTTCCAGAGGAAAATACTATTTACTTGGGGGATACTGCGAGGGTTCCCTATGGAATAAAATCATCCGACACTGTGATCAGATATTCTCTGGAAAATGCAGAGTTCTTATCAAGTAAAGACATAAAACTGCTGGTAGTCGCCTGTAATACAGCTTCTGCTGTTGGTCTTCCTGCCTTGAGGGACAAATACAACCTTCCTATTATCGGGGTTATAGAGCCAGGGGCCAGGAAAGCGATAAAGGTTACTAAAAGAAAGCGAGTAGGGGTAATAGGTACAGAAAGGACAATCAAAAGTAGTGCTTATGTGAATTCGCTCAAGGGGATAGATCCTAAAATTGCGGTAGTCAGTCAGGCATGTCCCTTATTCGTTCCTCTGGTAGAGGAAGGATGGACAGATAACGATATCGCATTTTTAACTGCTGAAAGGTATCTTCAGAGACTTAAGGAAGCAGATGTTGATACCTTAATACTGGGTTGTACCCATTACCCTTTGTTAAAAGATGTAATCGGGAAGGTTTTGGGCGATGAAGTACTGTTGGTTGACTCTGCCGAAGAGACAGCAGCCGAAGTAGTAGGAGTCTTACAGTCTGGCGATCTGCTAAAAACCAGTAATAAAAGCGCTGTTCATGAATTCTATGTCACTGATGCGCCTGAGAAGTTTGTCGAAGCAGGAATGAGGTTCTTACAGGGAACAGAGTTTAAAAACGTTAAACAAATAAGTGTGGCATAG
- a CDS encoding tetratricopeptide repeat protein — RTEIVKETWDGKTYWLKAKIEADPDEVIKSVDSLRKDHQKTKELEETRKKAAEYLKEMERLRSELASAKGDTKKQGEYNEAVKGLSATDWSVKGVLHAQAREYQDALYAYTKAIEINPKRAWNYIKRGDTYKELGNYQQAIADYTMAIELDPKDAAAYYNLGVAYQKLGNRQQAFSDYKAAARVGLKEAQDYLRGAGINWY, encoded by the coding sequence TAAGGACAGAGATAGTAAAAGAGACATGGGATGGTAAGACATATTGGCTGAAGGCTAAGATTGAAGCTGACCCTGATGAGGTAATAAAGTCTGTTGACTCTTTACGAAAAGACCATCAGAAGACAAAAGAGCTTGAGGAGACAAGGAAAAAAGCAGCAGAGTATCTGAAGGAGATGGAGAGGTTAAGGAGCGAGCTGGCATCGGCTAAAGGTGATACAAAAAAACAGGGAGAGTACAACGAAGCCGTAAAGGGACTAAGTGCAACAGATTGGTCTGTGAAGGGAGTTTTACATGCACAAGCAAGAGAGTATCAGGATGCTTTATATGCTTATACCAAAGCCATAGAAATAAACCCCAAACGTGCATGGAATTATATCAAACGGGGGGATACTTATAAAGAATTAGGCAACTACCAGCAGGCTATAGCCGACTACACTATGGCCATAGAATTAGACCCTAAAGATGCAGCGGCTTATTATAACCTTGGGGTGGCTTATCAGAAATTAGGTAACCGCCAGCAAGCTTTTAGTGACTATAAAGCAGCAGCGCGAGTAGGTCTTAAAGAAGCCCAAGATTATTTACGTGGAGCAGGGATTAATTGGTATTGA
- a CDS encoding type II toxin-antitoxin system HicB family antitoxin, whose amino-acid sequence MFTTYTAKYTKIDSGYMGQLVEWPEIVTEGKDIEECRYMLRDALNEMILAYHQQGKEIPIGSSLIEQVPVEVDSVHQTA is encoded by the coding sequence ATGTTTACAACATACACAGCGAAATATACAAAGATTGATTCCGGATACATGGGACAATTAGTTGAATGGCCTGAGATAGTTACTGAAGGCAAAGATATTGAGGAATGCCGATATATGTTAAGAGACGCTCTTAACGAAATGATCCTGGCATACCATCAGCAAGGAAAAGAAATTCCCATAGGTAGCTCTTTAATTGAGCAGGTTCCGGTCGAGGTTGACAGTGTCCATCAAACGGCGTGA
- a CDS encoding type II toxin-antitoxin system HicB family antitoxin, whose protein sequence is MIRKYIQTALEHAKYEILQDDGTYYGEIQECPGVYSNAPTLEKCRNELEEVLEEWVLFRVYKNLQVPPIDNIEIKIKKHAVA, encoded by the coding sequence ATGATCAGGAAGTATATTCAAACTGCGCTGGAGCATGCTAAATACGAAATTCTCCAGGATGATGGGACGTATTATGGCGAGATCCAAGAATGTCCTGGTGTCTATTCAAACGCTCCGACCCTCGAGAAGTGCAGAAACGAGTTGGAGGAAGTTCTGGAAGAATGGGTTCTGTTTCGTGTGTACAAGAATCTGCAGGTACCTCCAATCGATAACATCGAAATCAAGATCAAGAAGCATGCAGTTGCCTGA
- a CDS encoding type II toxin-antitoxin system YafQ family toxin: MKLTILRTTQFKQDIKRLLRSGKDIEKLLSIVEELAEGRKLPPEYHDHPLSGKYKNKRDCHIEPDWILIYAIDDDELVLYRTGSHSQLFR; the protein is encoded by the coding sequence TTGAAGCTGACTATTCTAAGGACAACCCAGTTCAAACAAGATATCAAACGACTTTTACGAAGTGGGAAAGATATTGAGAAGTTACTGAGTATTGTTGAGGAACTTGCAGAAGGACGGAAATTACCTCCTGAATACCATGACCATCCCCTCAGTGGCAAATATAAGAATAAGCGTGATTGTCATATTGAACCTGACTGGATTCTGATTTACGCAATAGATGATGATGAACTTGTTCTTTATCGTACAGGGAGTCATTCTCAACTTTTCAGATGA
- a CDS encoding type II toxin-antitoxin system HicA family toxin — protein MSIKRRDLIRYFEENRFYLLREGSNHSIFTNGAKTVPIKRHRNLDRITANELCKQAGLKPKY, from the coding sequence GTGTCCATCAAACGGCGTGACCTAATTCGGTATTTTGAAGAAAACAGATTTTATCTATTGCGAGAGGGTAGCAATCATTCGATATTTACGAATGGAGCAAAGACAGTTCCTATCAAAAGGCATAGGAATCTCGATAGAATCACAGCAAATGAATTATGCAAGCAAGCTGGACTGAAGCCAAAATATTAA
- the leuS gene encoding leucine--tRNA ligase, producing MEDRYNPHQIEEKWQRYWGEKGLFKVVEDPGKKKYYILEMFPYPSGKIHMGHVRNYSIGDVVARYKMMKGYNVLHPMGWDAFGLPAENAAIGHRVHPAKWTYDNIRYMRRQLKRMGFSYDWDREIASCHPGYYKWNQWFFLKMYERGLAYRKKSFVNWCESCKTVLANEQVEAGLCWRCNTEVRQKELEQWFLKITRYAEELLKGCDELSEGWPEKVLTMQRNWIGKSYGAEVDFPVADSDKVIKVFTTRQDTLYGATFMSLAPEHPFCKELSAGTTQEKDVLDFISQVSREDKIERTAEDVEKKGVFTGRYAINPFTNDMIPIWVANFVLMEYGTGAVMAVPAHDQRDLDFARKYNIPVKVVIHPYDGTLDEDTMTEAYVEEGYLVNSGQFNGMNSIEALDRIGEYLEGKGIGRRTVNYRIRDWGVSRQRYWGTPIPMIYCDKCGIVPVPYEQLPVILPVDIDFRGDGRSPLPEAESFLFTVCPKCNSRARRETDTLDTFVCSSWYFDRYTCPRYDKAPLDKKAVNYWMPVDQYIGGIEHAILHLLYSRFFTMVLRDIDLLEVGEPYNSLLTQGMVIKDGAKMAKSKGNVVDPNDIIDKYGADTTRLFILFTSPPERDLDWSDQGVEGAFRFINRVWRLVIGNLEKIKDASLYESGGSLPDNLRNLRRKTHQTIKKVTEDIEDRFHFNTAISAIMELVNAIYQFDIENEKESISLSVLREAIETVIILLSPVAPHICEELWEKLGKKESIIKVPWPSYNEEIIREDEILIVVQINGKLRSKVNVIASSREDEIKRAALDVPRVKELLRDNEIRRIIFVPGKLVNIVTN from the coding sequence ATGGAAGACAGATACAACCCCCACCAGATAGAAGAGAAGTGGCAGAGATACTGGGGGGAGAAAGGGTTATTTAAGGTAGTTGAAGACCCTGGAAAGAAAAAATACTATATCCTTGAGATGTTTCCCTACCCCTCGGGGAAGATACATATGGGCCACGTTAGAAACTATTCTATAGGCGACGTAGTTGCCCGCTACAAAATGATGAAGGGCTATAATGTGCTTCATCCGATGGGCTGGGATGCATTCGGGCTGCCTGCTGAGAATGCTGCCATTGGACACAGGGTGCATCCGGCAAAATGGACGTATGACAATATCAGGTATATGAGAAGACAGCTAAAAAGGATGGGTTTCAGCTACGATTGGGACAGGGAAATTGCCTCCTGCCATCCCGGATACTATAAGTGGAATCAGTGGTTTTTCCTCAAGATGTACGAAAGGGGATTGGCTTACAGAAAAAAGTCTTTTGTGAATTGGTGTGAATCATGTAAAACCGTTTTGGCTAATGAACAGGTTGAAGCTGGCCTTTGCTGGCGTTGTAATACAGAGGTCAGGCAAAAGGAGCTGGAACAGTGGTTTCTAAAGATTACCAGGTACGCAGAGGAACTGTTAAAAGGGTGCGATGAACTTTCTGAGGGATGGCCTGAAAAAGTTTTAACTATGCAGAGAAACTGGATTGGCAAGAGCTATGGGGCTGAAGTGGATTTTCCGGTGGCAGATTCGGATAAGGTCATCAAGGTATTTACCACAAGGCAGGATACCCTTTATGGTGCAACATTTATGAGCCTTGCCCCGGAACATCCCTTTTGTAAGGAGTTGTCAGCCGGTACCACTCAGGAAAAAGATGTTTTAGACTTCATCTCTCAGGTGTCCAGGGAAGACAAAATAGAGCGTACAGCAGAAGATGTAGAGAAGAAGGGGGTCTTTACCGGAAGGTATGCTATTAACCCCTTCACAAATGATATGATTCCGATATGGGTAGCCAACTTTGTCTTGATGGAATACGGTACCGGTGCCGTTATGGCAGTACCTGCACATGACCAGAGGGATCTTGACTTTGCCAGAAAATATAATATCCCTGTGAAGGTAGTAATCCATCCTTACGACGGTACCCTGGATGAAGATACGATGACCGAAGCCTATGTAGAAGAAGGGTATCTGGTAAATTCAGGTCAGTTCAACGGGATGAACAGCATAGAGGCATTGGACAGGATAGGAGAATACCTGGAAGGGAAAGGAATTGGCAGAAGGACTGTGAATTATCGTATCAGGGACTGGGGTGTGTCCAGACAGAGATATTGGGGAACACCGATCCCAATGATTTACTGTGATAAATGCGGCATTGTTCCTGTGCCGTATGAGCAGCTTCCCGTCATATTGCCTGTTGATATAGACTTCAGAGGAGATGGCAGATCTCCCCTGCCTGAGGCAGAGTCTTTCCTTTTTACCGTTTGTCCCAAGTGCAATAGCAGAGCCAGAAGAGAGACAGATACACTGGATACCTTTGTCTGCTCCTCGTGGTATTTCGATAGATATACCTGTCCGAGATACGATAAAGCTCCTCTAGACAAAAAGGCTGTAAATTACTGGATGCCCGTTGATCAGTACATTGGCGGAATTGAACATGCCATCCTCCACCTGTTATACTCCCGTTTCTTTACCATGGTACTTCGGGATATAGATCTTCTCGAGGTTGGAGAACCATACAATAGTCTTCTGACGCAGGGAATGGTTATAAAGGATGGGGCGAAGATGGCCAAATCCAAGGGCAATGTGGTTGATCCAAACGATATAATAGATAAGTATGGAGCGGACACAACCCGTTTGTTTATCCTCTTTACATCCCCGCCGGAGAGAGACCTTGATTGGAGTGACCAGGGGGTAGAGGGGGCATTTAGATTTATCAACAGGGTCTGGCGACTGGTGATAGGAAATCTGGAAAAGATTAAGGATGCCTCCCTTTATGAGAGTGGGGGATCTCTCCCCGACAACTTGAGGAATCTGCGACGCAAAACCCATCAGACAATAAAGAAGGTAACAGAGGACATAGAAGACAGGTTTCACTTCAACACAGCGATCAGCGCTATTATGGAGCTGGTCAATGCCATCTACCAGTTCGACATAGAGAATGAAAAGGAATCTATTTCTCTCTCTGTACTGAGAGAGGCAATAGAGACGGTGATTATACTCCTTTCTCCGGTAGCGCCTCACATTTGCGAAGAATTGTGGGAAAAATTGGGAAAAAAAGAGAGCATCATTAAGGTTCCATGGCCATCTTACAATGAAGAGATTATCAGAGAGGATGAAATACTGATAGTTGTCCAGATAAACGGTAAATTAAGAAGTAAAGTCAATGTTATTGCCTCTTCCCGCGAAGACGAGATCAAGAGAGCGGCACTCGATGTCCCCAGGGTAAAGGAACTCCTGAGGGATAATGAGATAAGAAGGATTATCTTTGTTCCAGGTAAATTGGTAAACATAGTAACAAACTGA
- the fusA gene encoding elongation factor G, which produces MVKKDRLSQIRNIGIIAHIDAGKTTITERILYYTGRSHKIGEVHNGEATMDWMIQEQERGITITSAVTTCNWKNHEIHIIDTPGHVDFTIEVERSLRILDGAVVVFCAVGGVEPQSETVWHQADKYHVPRVVFINKMDRVGADFFRTVGMMKDRLGANPLLIQLPFGKEEDYQGIIDLIRMKSIVWHKETLGATFDEMDIPKSLLDQSQEYREKLIEAVAETDDILTEKYLKGEMLTEGEIKSAVRTATIRYQLVPVMCGAGLRNKGVQPLLDSVVDFLPSPLDVPPIEGIIPGSGEKEKRLSSDDEHFSALSFKIMMDQGRKMTYFRVYSGVLKAEAEVLNSTRDKRERIARILKMHANKRERIPLVRTGDIVAAMGLKYTTTGDTLCDEAHPILLESIDTYEPVISVAVEPKTKDDEEKLPLSLEKLAEEDPTFRVKYDEDTGQTVISGMGELHLDILVNRLLLDFNVKVNVGRPQVVYRETIEKSVEIEGRFDKEIDGRLHFGHLWLRLEPLGRGEGISFINELRDGTIPPEYIPAIEESIKESAVSGVNGYRVVDMKVTLFDGSFHETNSSELGYRVAASMAFNKGDRMASPVLLEPIMEVNIVVPEEFTGEIIGDINSRGGKIGEIASKGKVKAIKSLIPLKRMFGYSTDLRSASQGRGTFSMQFSQYDKVAEKR; this is translated from the coding sequence ATGGTAAAAAAAGACAGACTCTCTCAAATTAGAAATATAGGTATAATTGCCCACATCGATGCTGGAAAGACTACCATTACAGAAAGAATCCTGTATTATACCGGTCGCTCTCATAAAATAGGGGAGGTTCATAACGGAGAGGCAACCATGGATTGGATGATTCAGGAGCAGGAGAGGGGAATCACTATAACGTCGGCGGTGACTACCTGTAACTGGAAAAACCATGAAATCCATATTATAGATACCCCTGGGCACGTAGATTTTACTATAGAAGTAGAGAGATCTCTCAGGATACTTGATGGGGCTGTAGTAGTATTTTGCGCTGTAGGGGGGGTCGAACCGCAATCAGAGACTGTATGGCATCAGGCTGACAAGTACCATGTGCCAAGAGTAGTCTTTATAAATAAAATGGACAGGGTTGGGGCTGACTTTTTTAGAACTGTTGGGATGATGAAGGACAGATTAGGAGCTAACCCTTTACTCATCCAGCTACCCTTTGGAAAAGAGGAGGATTACCAGGGTATAATCGATTTAATCAGGATGAAGAGCATAGTATGGCATAAGGAGACTCTTGGAGCCACTTTTGATGAGATGGACATCCCCAAAAGCCTTCTCGACCAGAGTCAGGAGTACAGAGAAAAGCTGATAGAAGCTGTGGCTGAAACCGATGATATCCTGACTGAAAAGTACCTTAAGGGAGAAATGTTAACCGAGGGCGAAATCAAATCAGCTGTCAGAACTGCGACTATCCGTTATCAGTTGGTGCCCGTGATGTGTGGGGCAGGACTCCGAAACAAAGGCGTACAGCCGCTTCTGGATTCGGTAGTTGATTTTCTGCCGTCACCTTTGGATGTCCCGCCTATTGAGGGTATAATTCCTGGGAGCGGTGAAAAGGAGAAACGGTTAAGTAGCGATGACGAACATTTTTCCGCACTGTCCTTCAAGATTATGATGGACCAGGGGCGTAAGATGACCTATTTTCGTGTATATTCAGGCGTCTTAAAGGCCGAAGCCGAGGTTCTCAATTCCACAAGAGACAAAAGAGAGAGGATTGCCAGAATCCTGAAGATGCATGCCAATAAGAGAGAAAGGATACCGCTGGTTCGTACAGGGGATATCGTAGCAGCCATGGGACTAAAATATACTACTACCGGTGATACCCTGTGCGATGAAGCCCATCCGATTCTCCTGGAATCAATAGACACTTACGAACCTGTTATCTCTGTTGCGGTAGAACCGAAAACCAAAGACGACGAGGAGAAGCTGCCCCTTTCTTTAGAGAAGCTGGCGGAAGAGGACCCTACCTTCAGGGTAAAGTATGATGAGGATACAGGGCAGACAGTTATCTCCGGAATGGGGGAACTCCACCTGGACATATTGGTAAACAGATTGCTTCTGGACTTTAATGTAAAAGTCAATGTTGGGAGACCACAGGTTGTATACCGGGAGACCATAGAGAAATCCGTTGAAATCGAGGGAAGGTTTGATAAAGAGATAGATGGGCGACTGCACTTTGGACATCTGTGGTTACGTCTCGAACCTCTGGGCAGGGGAGAGGGGATAAGCTTTATAAATGAACTAAGAGACGGAACAATACCCCCTGAATACATACCTGCCATTGAAGAAAGTATTAAGGAATCAGCAGTTAGCGGTGTAAATGGCTATAGGGTAGTGGATATGAAGGTAACCCTATTTGACGGTTCCTTTCATGAAACCAACTCCTCAGAACTGGGATACAGGGTCGCCGCATCTATGGCATTTAACAAAGGGGACAGGATGGCAAGCCCGGTACTTCTGGAACCTATCATGGAGGTTAATATAGTAGTTCCAGAGGAATTTACAGGAGAGATAATAGGAGACATCAACTCCAGAGGCGGGAAGATAGGGGAAATAGCCTCTAAAGGAAAGGTCAAGGCTATCAAATCATTGATCCCTTTAAAAAGGATGTTTGGTTATTCCACTGATTTGAGGTCAGCCAGTCAGGGGCGGGGAACGTTTTCCATGCAGTTTTCTCAATATGACAAGGTTGCTGAGAAAAGGTGA
- a CDS encoding GerMN domain-containing protein, translating to MKTKKGGGNRYKRRFLPVLTIVILTLLVAYFIYYKYHKKIYPTPPTGEKEKIVVDLYFAEPNTDHLIREKRKVEAYGDLTSQAKQVILGLIKGPETNLTGTIPPGTTLRGLSINHDGIAFVNFSSELTSRHPGGSSAELLTIYSIVNSLILNFKGIEKVQILVEGKKVETVAGHIFAMMPFEADMKIVGK from the coding sequence TTGAAGACAAAAAAAGGGGGGGGAAATAGGTATAAACGGAGGTTTTTGCCTGTACTCACAATTGTCATTTTAACCCTTTTGGTAGCTTACTTCATCTACTATAAATACCATAAAAAAATATACCCTACACCTCCAACCGGAGAGAAGGAGAAGATTGTAGTAGACCTGTATTTTGCTGAACCAAATACAGATCATTTAATTAGAGAAAAGAGAAAGGTTGAGGCATATGGTGATTTGACGAGCCAGGCTAAACAGGTCATTCTGGGACTGATTAAAGGTCCCGAGACAAACCTTACCGGAACAATACCCCCTGGAACGACCCTACGTGGTCTTTCGATCAATCATGACGGTATTGCCTTTGTTAATTTCAGCTCTGAGTTAACGAGTCGACATCCCGGGGGAAGTTCTGCAGAGCTGCTTACAATTTACTCCATTGTAAATTCTCTTATCTTAAATTTCAAAGGGATAGAAAAGGTTCAGATTCTGGTGGAAGGGAAAAAGGTCGAAACCGTAGCCGGACATATCTTTGCTATGATGCCATTCGAAGCCGATATGAAGATTGTTGGAAAGTAG
- a CDS encoding addiction module protein — protein MATTNDRVIEEALSLPADVRINLVEKLLTSLNLPVNEEVERLWAEEAERRVSQIEESKAKLVPGEEVFAKIRAKHGRFIYG, from the coding sequence ATGGCGACAACAAATGACAGAGTTATTGAAGAAGCCCTATCTCTTCCTGCAGATGTCCGTATAAACTTAGTTGAGAAGCTTCTTACGAGCCTCAACCTTCCAGTCAATGAAGAAGTGGAACGCCTTTGGGCCGAGGAAGCGGAACGTCGCGTGTCCCAAATTGAGGAAAGCAAAGCTAAGCTGGTTCCCGGTGAAGAAGTTTTCGCCAAAATTCGAGCTAAGCACGGGAGGTTCATATATGGATAA
- a CDS encoding DUF2283 domain-containing protein, which yields MDKTKMAYFKDEDILHIVISEEKEADSVEISPNITAELNKNGELIGIEILEASLFLRDSILESSQAKILKLKKAV from the coding sequence ATGGATAAAACAAAGATGGCATATTTTAAAGATGAAGATATCCTGCATATAGTTATCTCCGAGGAAAAAGAAGCAGATAGCGTTGAGATAAGCCCAAATATTACAGCCGAGTTAAATAAAAACGGTGAGTTAATCGGCATAGAAATATTAGAGGCAAGTTTATTTCTTCGCGATTCAATATTAGAATCATCACAAGCCAAAATACTTAAATTAAAAAAAGCCGTATAA
- a CDS encoding type II toxin-antitoxin system HicA family toxin, producing MPTFGAVKRSELVRYLRKCGFDGPYSGGKHPFMVKGDLTMTIPNPHQKDIGREFLARILRQAGMSKEEWEKL from the coding sequence ATGCCAACCTTTGGTGCAGTCAAGAGATCTGAGCTAGTCAGATATCTACGGAAATGCGGCTTTGACGGACCCTATTCCGGAGGGAAGCATCCTTTCATGGTCAAAGGAGACCTTACTATGACAATTCCGAATCCACATCAGAAAGACATCGGAAGGGAGTTCTTGGCCAGAATACTTCGTCAGGCTGGAATGTCCAAAGAAGAATGGGAAAAGCTCTAG